The following are encoded together in the Gordonia insulae genome:
- a CDS encoding sulfite exporter TauE/SafE family protein — translation MTTWELLAVLVAGVGAGAINAVVGSGTLITFPTLVAFGVPPVSATMSNAIGLVAGGVSGTWGYRRELRGQWPQLRWQIPSSFVGAILGCWLLLHLPETVFEAIVPVLLVAALILVVAQPRIQKWVGHRSVGPTGETPSLSPARIAAMMAGTFAVGVYGGYFTAAQGILLMGVLGVIVPDNIQRMNAAKNLLSLVVNVVAAVTYTLVAFDRINWTVAALIAVGSLFGGVIGARYGRRLSPAALRAVIVVVGLIGLWRLLTA, via the coding sequence GTGACCACCTGGGAACTGCTCGCCGTGCTCGTCGCCGGCGTCGGAGCGGGAGCCATCAACGCCGTGGTCGGCAGTGGCACGCTCATCACCTTCCCCACCCTCGTCGCGTTCGGCGTCCCGCCGGTGAGTGCCACGATGTCCAACGCGATCGGCCTGGTTGCCGGCGGCGTGTCCGGGACCTGGGGCTATCGTCGCGAGCTGCGAGGTCAGTGGCCGCAGCTGCGGTGGCAGATCCCGTCGTCGTTCGTCGGTGCGATTCTCGGGTGCTGGCTGCTGTTACACCTCCCCGAGACGGTGTTCGAGGCGATCGTGCCGGTGCTGTTGGTCGCCGCGTTGATCTTGGTCGTGGCGCAACCGCGGATCCAGAAGTGGGTCGGCCATCGATCCGTCGGGCCGACGGGCGAGACACCGTCGCTGAGTCCGGCGCGGATCGCGGCGATGATGGCCGGCACGTTCGCGGTCGGCGTGTACGGCGGCTACTTCACTGCCGCGCAGGGCATTCTGCTGATGGGCGTCCTCGGGGTGATCGTGCCGGACAACATCCAGCGGATGAACGCGGCGAAGAACCTGCTGTCGCTGGTGGTCAACGTCGTCGCAGCCGTCACCTACACGCTGGTCGCCTTCGACCGGATCAACTGGACGGTCGCCGCACTGATCGCCGTCGGCTCGCTGTTCGGCGGCGTCATCGGCGCCCGCTACGGTCGGCGACTCTCGCCGGCCGCGCTGCGTGCCGTGATCGTCGTGGTCGGCCTCATCGGCTTGTGGCGGCTTCTGACCGCGTGA
- a CDS encoding DUF4185 domain-containing protein — protein MSRWRMLVTGATVAALAVTGTALVSAPAHASICSAVGFHGGDVGSTGSSGSSDIGLGSMDFGSYRADGKKPQGPLVKLRGASTAIQWVTGPRSPNRTDRRFSITSTDVGVPWDNGSGQVLMAFGDTWGKCAGQMVWRHNTMLRSNGAANLDKGITFPNAIPGSIRSGASVTPQHPTFAQPMLNAIAVRNTEVGKIPTGGISINGVQFMSYMSIHKWAGPGRWVTNYSAIAVSRDNGQTWATDNSTIRANLELTVPGVSQIAQGHGRFQMGAFLRSGGYIYQYGTPNGRFGAAFISRVRPAGILNLNSYEYYRGGGAWSPRPVDAAPIVRQPVSEMSVAYNNYLGKYVMLTENAGSIMLRTSPTPVGPWSGAKVIVPAAQTQGLYAPYIHPRSTGQNLYFVASRWDDYNVMLIKTDLAKVR, from the coding sequence ATGTCCAGATGGCGCATGCTCGTCACCGGCGCAACCGTCGCCGCGCTCGCCGTCACCGGCACTGCGCTCGTGTCCGCCCCGGCGCACGCGTCGATCTGCAGCGCGGTCGGGTTCCACGGCGGCGACGTCGGCAGCACCGGCAGTTCCGGGTCCAGCGACATCGGCCTCGGCAGTATGGACTTCGGCAGCTACCGTGCCGATGGCAAGAAGCCACAGGGTCCGCTGGTCAAGCTGCGCGGGGCGAGCACGGCGATCCAGTGGGTCACCGGACCACGCAGCCCCAACCGCACCGACCGGCGGTTCTCCATCACCTCCACCGATGTCGGCGTGCCGTGGGACAACGGTTCCGGCCAGGTGCTGATGGCATTCGGCGACACCTGGGGCAAATGCGCCGGGCAGATGGTGTGGCGCCACAACACGATGCTGCGCAGCAACGGCGCCGCGAACCTCGACAAGGGGATCACCTTCCCGAACGCCATTCCGGGTTCGATCCGCTCGGGCGCCTCGGTCACCCCGCAGCATCCGACGTTCGCGCAGCCGATGCTCAACGCGATCGCGGTCCGCAACACCGAGGTGGGCAAGATCCCGACCGGCGGCATCTCGATCAACGGCGTGCAGTTCATGAGCTACATGTCGATCCACAAATGGGCCGGACCAGGCCGGTGGGTGACGAACTACTCGGCGATCGCCGTCTCCCGCGACAACGGGCAGACCTGGGCGACCGACAACAGCACCATCCGGGCGAATCTCGAACTGACCGTGCCCGGTGTCAGTCAGATCGCCCAGGGCCACGGCCGATTCCAGATGGGCGCGTTCCTGCGGTCCGGCGGCTACATCTACCAGTACGGCACGCCCAACGGGAGATTCGGTGCCGCCTTCATCTCGCGCGTGCGGCCCGCAGGCATCCTGAATCTGAACAGCTACGAGTACTACCGCGGGGGCGGGGCATGGTCGCCGCGCCCGGTCGACGCCGCGCCCATCGTGCGCCAGCCGGTCAGCGAGATGTCGGTGGCCTACAACAACTATCTCGGCAAGTACGTGATGCTGACCGAGAACGCCGGCAGCATCATGCTGCGCACCTCGCCGACACCGGTCGGGCCGTGGAGTGGCGCCAAGGTGATCGTCCCGGCCGCGCAGACTCAAGGCCTGTATGCGCCCTACATCCACCCGCGATCGACCGGTCAGAACCTCTACTTCGTCGCGTCACGCTGGGACGACTACAACGTGATGCTGATCAAGACGGATTTGGCGAAGGTCCGCTGA
- a CDS encoding LysR family transcriptional regulator, with protein MELRQLEYFVAVAAESGFTTAAARVQTTQPNISAQVRALERELGATLFDRSGRRVNLTEAGRAALPAARDALAAAESVRQAVADVNQVLRGNLSVGMVDGCTVRPLFATLGRFRDRHPGVGLSLIEGASDGLVGRVLRGEIDVALTGYAGDLPDGVDELCVVRERVVAALPIGHRLCSKNTVSLRDLGKEPLVGLPRGAGIRTAFDRGAGDLRMSLEASSPDAVVELVAGGLGIGVLSESIVADRADVVVGRPIRGVDDPASLGFVWRAPAGPAVQSFLDLARTEFGFDVPVTSRAPVDQAVS; from the coding sequence ATGGAATTGCGTCAGCTCGAGTACTTCGTCGCGGTCGCCGCCGAATCCGGTTTCACGACCGCCGCGGCGCGCGTGCAGACCACCCAGCCCAACATCAGCGCACAGGTCCGCGCCCTCGAACGCGAACTCGGCGCCACTCTGTTCGACCGGTCCGGCCGGCGGGTGAACCTGACCGAAGCCGGTCGTGCCGCACTGCCGGCCGCTCGCGATGCGCTCGCGGCGGCCGAGTCGGTGAGACAGGCGGTGGCCGACGTCAACCAGGTGTTGCGCGGCAACCTGTCGGTGGGGATGGTCGACGGGTGCACGGTCCGGCCGCTGTTCGCCACGCTCGGCCGGTTCCGCGACCGCCATCCCGGCGTCGGCCTGTCACTGATCGAAGGGGCGTCGGACGGGCTCGTCGGTCGCGTGCTGCGCGGCGAGATCGATGTCGCGCTCACGGGGTACGCCGGCGATCTGCCCGACGGCGTGGACGAACTGTGCGTCGTGCGTGAACGGGTGGTCGCGGCCTTGCCGATCGGCCATCGACTGTGCTCGAAAAATACTGTGTCCCTTCGCGATCTGGGTAAGGAACCGTTGGTGGGCCTGCCGCGCGGTGCCGGCATCCGAACCGCATTCGACCGCGGCGCGGGTGACCTGAGAATGTCGTTGGAGGCGTCGTCACCGGATGCGGTCGTCGAACTCGTCGCCGGCGGCCTGGGTATCGGCGTGCTCAGCGAGTCCATCGTCGCCGACCGCGCCGACGTCGTGGTCGGCCGTCCGATCCGCGGGGTGGACGATCCGGCGTCACTGGGGTTCGTGTGGCGCGCCCCCGCCGGTCCTGCGGTGCAGTCCTTCCTCGACCTCGCCCGCACGGAGTTCGGGTTCGACGTCCCCGTCACCTCGCGTGCCCCGGTCGATCAGGCCGTGTCCTGA
- a CDS encoding CoA-binding protein encodes MSTTDEVVEQILRTYDTITVVGASANPSKAANEVPAYMAEHGWRIIPVNPHADEIVGEKVYRTLADVPEQVGLVDVFRPSEDAPEVARQAVAAGATALWLQLGIESDEARAIAEDAGLLYVEDRCLIIEQRRTGLTAPRS; translated from the coding sequence ATGAGCACAACCGACGAGGTCGTCGAACAGATCCTGCGTACCTACGACACGATCACCGTTGTCGGTGCCAGCGCCAATCCGTCGAAGGCCGCCAACGAGGTGCCCGCCTATATGGCCGAGCACGGCTGGCGGATCATCCCGGTGAACCCGCATGCTGACGAGATCGTGGGCGAGAAGGTCTACCGCACCCTCGCCGATGTACCCGAGCAGGTCGGTCTGGTCGACGTGTTCCGGCCGTCCGAGGATGCGCCGGAGGTCGCGCGGCAGGCCGTGGCGGCGGGTGCGACCGCGCTCTGGCTGCAACTGGGTATCGAATCCGACGAGGCCCGCGCGATCGCCGAGGACGCAGGGTTGCTCTACGTCGAGGACCGTTGCCTGATCATCGAGCAACGCCGCACCGGCCTCACCGCGCCCAGGTCCTGA
- a CDS encoding citrate synthase → MARAHTRRFPKPIHHDGRDYLRTDQVARLLGVKVATVYAYVSRGRMTSVRIDGVDGSVFAVDEVEAIVAGRPRRAPAGVVERIHTRLTLLHDDRLFFRGRDAVDLAGRSSFEEVANLLWDSDISWLSAPTDASVRTAIRAAGGPHARGLDLIRLTVDVLGARDQGRHQRDPSTVAVTASTVIAAAVDVLGDGDDPGTASIAARLWPCLTTEPPTARKVAVLGAALILLADHDLSAGAIAARVAASARGSVYAVLGAGLGAFDGPVHGGATTLAHRFLEGALADPAAAVAEQLYLGNPIPGTGHVVYRDHDPRAEFLVEMLRRSGGGDRRVLPAVDEIRRRLSGTSFINSDLALAAIALRYRMRPDAAETIFALARMVGWVAHAIEEFGERQLRFRPEGVYTGIRPGTR, encoded by the coding sequence ATGGCCCGAGCGCACACCCGACGTTTCCCGAAGCCGATCCACCACGACGGCCGTGACTATCTGCGGACCGATCAGGTCGCGCGGCTGCTCGGGGTGAAGGTCGCCACCGTGTACGCCTATGTCAGCCGGGGACGGATGACGAGCGTGCGGATCGATGGTGTCGACGGAAGTGTGTTCGCCGTCGACGAGGTCGAGGCGATCGTCGCGGGCCGGCCACGGCGGGCGCCCGCGGGGGTCGTCGAGCGCATCCACACACGATTGACCCTCCTGCACGACGACCGCCTCTTCTTTCGCGGACGCGACGCGGTCGACCTGGCGGGTCGGTCGAGCTTCGAAGAGGTGGCGAATCTCTTGTGGGACAGCGACATCTCGTGGCTGTCGGCGCCAACCGACGCCTCGGTGCGCACCGCGATCCGGGCGGCGGGCGGACCGCACGCGCGCGGACTCGACCTCATCCGGCTGACCGTGGACGTCCTCGGTGCGCGGGACCAGGGCCGTCATCAGCGCGACCCGTCGACGGTCGCGGTCACGGCATCGACCGTCATCGCCGCCGCGGTCGACGTACTGGGCGACGGTGACGACCCGGGGACGGCATCGATCGCCGCGCGACTGTGGCCGTGCCTGACGACCGAGCCACCCACCGCACGAAAGGTCGCGGTGCTGGGTGCGGCGTTGATCCTGCTCGCCGATCACGACCTCTCGGCCGGCGCAATTGCCGCCCGGGTCGCGGCGAGCGCGCGCGGGAGCGTCTATGCGGTTCTCGGCGCGGGCCTCGGCGCATTCGACGGTCCGGTGCACGGGGGAGCGACCACCCTGGCCCACCGATTCCTCGAGGGCGCACTCGCCGATCCGGCGGCGGCCGTCGCCGAACAGCTCTACCTGGGCAACCCCATCCCGGGGACCGGCCACGTGGTGTATCGAGACCACGATCCCCGCGCCGAGTTCCTCGTGGAGATGCTCCGTCGATCCGGCGGCGGCGACCGACGGGTGCTGCCCGCCGTCGACGAGATCCGGCGCCGGCTGAGCGGGACGTCGTTCATCAACTCCGACCTCGCACTGGCGGCAATCGCCCTGCGCTACCGGATGCGGCCCGATGCTGCGGAGACGATCTTCGCGCTGGCCCGCATGGTCGGCTGGGTCGCGCACGCGATCGAGGAGTTCGGCGAACGGCAACTGCGGTTCCGACCCGAGGGGGTCTACACCGGGATCCGGCCCGGAACCCGATGA
- a CDS encoding YybH family protein: MSENHTPDRATTPEDITRLFVEFSNAGDADAVASLYHPDAVMAYPPGEVTRGRAAIRELWASVLAHNPTFVAETPLPTLFFGDDLALTSTPPRDGAGARAQVVARRDDGSWVRIIDQPEFQTPSS; encoded by the coding sequence ATGTCCGAGAACCACACCCCCGACAGGGCCACCACTCCCGAGGACATCACCCGACTCTTCGTCGAGTTCTCGAACGCCGGCGATGCCGACGCGGTGGCCTCGCTCTATCACCCGGACGCCGTGATGGCCTATCCACCCGGCGAGGTCACGCGAGGCCGTGCGGCGATCCGCGAACTGTGGGCATCGGTGTTGGCCCACAACCCGACATTCGTCGCGGAAACCCCACTGCCGACGCTGTTCTTCGGCGATGACCTGGCGCTGACCTCCACACCGCCTCGCGACGGTGCCGGGGCGCGCGCACAGGTCGTCGCCCGCCGGGACGACGGATCCTGGGTGCGGATCATCGACCAACCAGAGTTCCAGACGCCGAGCAGCTGA
- a CDS encoding citrate synthase, which produces MDQLIAPEGLANVVVAATEIGDVRGDEGFYHYREHSAVDLARTRTFEEVWHLFVHGGLPDSAQLDEFRSVTARLGDLPDELGGLLRTVALLGDERDTLAGLRTVLSAAGPATHVAPLWDSAPETIRRESLRVAALTPTILAALHRIRMGEEPIAPDPDLSVAANWLHQVTGHLPDPVHVRAVEQYLIATVDHGFNASTFTARVIASTGADIYAAVCGAIGAFSGPLHGGAPDRALESLDEIRRHGDATVWAREQVAAHRRIMGFGHAVYRTVDPRSELLRSIAIELGGPTVDQAVDVERQVVEVLREAHPDQPRYANVEFYAGVVMDACGIPRSMFTPTFAVSRVVGWCANIAEQAQSRKIIRPRARYVGPAPH; this is translated from the coding sequence ATGGACCAGCTGATCGCGCCGGAAGGACTGGCGAACGTCGTCGTCGCGGCCACCGAGATCGGTGATGTACGAGGCGACGAAGGGTTCTATCACTACCGCGAGCACTCGGCCGTCGACCTCGCACGGACCCGGACCTTCGAGGAGGTCTGGCATCTCTTCGTCCACGGCGGACTGCCCGATTCCGCGCAGCTCGACGAATTCCGTTCCGTCACCGCCCGATTGGGTGATCTGCCGGACGAACTCGGTGGCCTGTTGCGTACCGTCGCCCTGCTCGGCGACGAGCGGGACACCCTCGCCGGCCTGCGTACCGTGCTGTCGGCGGCCGGTCCGGCCACACATGTCGCACCGCTCTGGGACAGTGCGCCGGAGACCATCCGCCGCGAGTCCCTGCGGGTGGCCGCACTCACGCCGACGATCCTGGCCGCGCTGCACCGGATCCGGATGGGCGAGGAACCGATCGCACCCGATCCCGACCTCTCGGTCGCGGCAAACTGGCTCCATCAGGTCACCGGCCACCTGCCCGACCCGGTGCACGTCCGCGCCGTGGAGCAGTACCTGATCGCCACCGTCGACCACGGATTCAACGCGTCCACCTTCACCGCCCGGGTGATCGCGTCCACCGGCGCCGACATCTATGCGGCGGTCTGCGGGGCGATCGGCGCCTTCTCCGGACCACTGCATGGTGGGGCGCCCGACCGTGCGCTCGAGTCGCTGGACGAGATCCGACGACACGGGGATGCCACCGTCTGGGCTCGCGAGCAGGTCGCCGCCCATCGTCGGATCATGGGTTTCGGCCACGCCGTCTACCGGACCGTCGATCCGCGATCGGAGCTGCTGCGGTCCATCGCGATCGAGTTGGGCGGTCCCACCGTCGACCAGGCCGTCGACGTCGAGCGGCAGGTCGTCGAGGTGCTGCGTGAGGCCCACCCCGATCAGCCGCGTTACGCCAACGTCGAGTTCTACGCCGGGGTGGTGATGGACGCGTGCGGCATCCCGCGATCCATGTTCACGCCGACCTTCGCGGTGAGCCGGGTCGTCGGATGGTGCGCGAACATCGCCGAGCAGGCGCAGTCGCGCAAGATCATCCGGCCCCGGGCGAGATATGTCGGTCCGGCACCGCATTGA
- a CDS encoding Pr6Pr family membrane protein, with the protein MTSGRDRPGTEEPGQAGRMAASRGWYAAIAAVIALSLGIQLWLIVTGGADANSGETGEAISIPVRLWRLFSYFTVDSNIVVLIVSVLFIIDPLRRGSLWGIAWLNALLAITITGIVFEVVLSTQVHLTGAAQIANLGFHYFSPWAFVLAWLVFGPRPTFTFSTVPGAFVLPVIWLVYIFVQGAFTDWYPYPFLDVTDVGYGRALLNALLVVVLGLVLAVAYVVLDARMPSVLRRRPERVSANAPR; encoded by the coding sequence ATGACCTCCGGACGGGATCGACCAGGCACCGAGGAGCCCGGCCAGGCGGGCCGAATGGCCGCGAGCCGCGGGTGGTACGCCGCGATCGCGGCCGTCATCGCGCTCTCGCTGGGTATCCAGCTCTGGCTGATCGTGACCGGTGGCGCGGACGCCAACTCGGGCGAGACGGGTGAGGCCATCAGCATTCCCGTGCGCCTGTGGCGGCTGTTCAGCTACTTCACCGTGGACAGCAACATCGTGGTGCTCATCGTGAGTGTGCTGTTCATCATCGATCCGCTCCGGCGCGGATCACTGTGGGGGATCGCCTGGCTGAACGCACTGCTCGCCATCACGATCACCGGCATCGTGTTCGAGGTCGTCCTCTCCACCCAGGTGCATCTGACCGGTGCCGCCCAGATCGCCAACCTCGGGTTCCACTACTTCTCACCGTGGGCGTTCGTGCTCGCATGGCTCGTCTTCGGCCCGCGCCCGACGTTCACCTTCTCGACCGTTCCCGGCGCGTTCGTCCTGCCGGTCATCTGGCTCGTCTACATCTTCGTCCAGGGTGCCTTCACGGACTGGTACCCGTATCCGTTCCTCGACGTCACCGACGTCGGGTACGGACGCGCGCTGCTGAACGCGCTGCTCGTGGTGGTGCTCGGGCTGGTGTTGGCGGTGGCCTATGTGGTCCTCGACGCCCGGATGCCGTCGGTGCTGCGACGTCGGCCGGAGCGCGTCAGCGCGAACGCGCCACGGTGA
- a CDS encoding DUF1697 domain-containing protein, with the protein MPRRIVLIRAINVGGAKLPMADLRAMAEELGATDVSTYIASGNLLCEPPGAPGTFDRALEAAITERFGYEREVISRSRDELATALQAHPFDVVEPRFSYVYCLTGKPAAAKVTDFATRDFGDDELQVIGKDLHIRYAGGAGVSKLTAPVIAKGLGVQGTGRNLTTIRKLIDLADADT; encoded by the coding sequence TTGCCGCGACGAATCGTGCTGATCCGGGCGATCAACGTCGGCGGCGCCAAGCTCCCCATGGCAGATCTGCGTGCCATGGCCGAGGAACTCGGCGCCACCGACGTGTCCACCTACATCGCATCGGGCAATCTGTTGTGTGAACCCCCGGGCGCGCCAGGCACATTCGATCGTGCCCTCGAGGCCGCCATCACCGAACGGTTCGGGTATGAGCGTGAGGTCATCAGTCGTTCCCGGGACGAGCTTGCGACCGCGCTGCAGGCCCATCCGTTCGACGTCGTCGAACCGCGGTTCTCCTACGTCTACTGCCTCACCGGAAAACCCGCCGCCGCCAAGGTCACCGACTTCGCGACGCGCGACTTCGGCGACGACGAACTGCAGGTCATCGGGAAGGATCTGCACATCCGCTACGCCGGTGGCGCCGGGGTGTCCAAGCTGACCGCCCCCGTCATCGCCAAAGGTCTTGGCGTGCAAGGCACCGGGCGCAATCTCACCACGATCCGCAAGTTGATCGACCTCGCCGACGCCGACACCTGA
- a CDS encoding MarR family winged helix-turn-helix transcriptional regulator, which translates to MSDGATIDENPLLLERQVCFALAVANRSVLKIYRRLLEPLGLTHPQYLVMLALWETSPRAVKEIGHVLQLDSATLSPLLKRLEAAGLVVRSRRGDDERNVDIALTDAGRELRTQALDIPPAVVAALGVDMSDLEELHSVLTRVNAAALRAESAEP; encoded by the coding sequence ATGAGCGACGGAGCGACGATCGACGAGAATCCGTTGCTGCTCGAACGTCAGGTGTGCTTCGCCCTCGCCGTCGCCAACCGCTCGGTCCTCAAGATCTATCGCCGACTCCTCGAACCGCTCGGCCTGACACATCCGCAATACCTCGTGATGCTGGCCCTGTGGGAGACCTCGCCGCGTGCCGTCAAGGAGATCGGTCATGTGCTGCAACTCGATTCGGCCACGTTGTCGCCGTTGTTGAAGCGGCTCGAGGCGGCCGGCCTGGTGGTCCGCAGCCGTCGCGGCGACGATGAACGCAACGTCGACATCGCGCTGACCGATGCAGGGCGCGAACTGCGCACCCAGGCGCTCGACATCCCGCCGGCCGTGGTGGCCGCGCTCGGGGTGGACATGTCTGACCTCGAAGAACTGCACTCGGTGCTGACCCGGGTCAACGCGGCAGCGTTGCGCGCGGAGTCCGCCGAACCGTGA
- a CDS encoding methyltransferase domain-containing protein has protein sequence MQTWDPDRYLQFSDARARPYLDLIAQIPTSPSTIIDLGCGPGHLTRHLRALWPEAQVLGIDSSPTMIDQAIRENTDALANYDIADAAEWTPDMPVDLIVSNAMFQWVPDQFSVIDRLLGHLNEGGVFALQVPDNSDSATHRSLAELAEDPRFADRLHDVRRISSLGAAEYLAFFTERGFSTNAWSTTYMHVLHGDDPVYDWISGTAARPYLLALEDSDRETFVDELKERLRQAYPAKSWGTVLPFRRTFAVAAPSS, from the coding sequence ATGCAGACCTGGGACCCGGACCGCTACCTGCAATTCTCCGACGCCCGTGCCCGACCGTATCTCGACCTCATCGCGCAGATCCCGACGTCACCGTCGACGATCATCGATCTCGGTTGCGGTCCAGGCCATCTCACCCGCCATCTGCGCGCACTCTGGCCCGAGGCGCAGGTCCTGGGGATCGACTCGTCGCCCACCATGATCGATCAGGCCATCCGGGAGAACACCGATGCGCTGGCCAACTACGACATCGCCGACGCCGCCGAGTGGACGCCGGACATGCCCGTCGACCTGATCGTCTCCAATGCGATGTTCCAGTGGGTGCCCGACCAGTTCAGCGTCATCGACAGGTTGCTCGGCCATCTCAACGAGGGCGGGGTCTTCGCGCTGCAGGTACCCGACAACAGCGACTCCGCCACGCACCGGTCGCTCGCCGAGCTCGCCGAGGACCCGCGGTTCGCCGATCGGCTGCACGACGTGCGCCGGATCTCGAGCCTCGGCGCCGCGGAGTACCTGGCCTTCTTCACCGAACGGGGATTCTCGACCAACGCGTGGTCGACGACCTACATGCATGTGTTGCACGGCGACGATCCCGTCTACGACTGGATCTCCGGGACGGCGGCGCGCCCGTATCTCCTGGCCCTCGAGGACTCCGACCGGGAGACCTTCGTCGACGAGCTCAAGGAACGGCTGAGGCAGGCCTATCCGGCGAAGTCATGGGGCACGGTGCTGCCGTTCCGGCGGACCTTCGCGGTGGCCGCGCCGTCGTCGTGA
- a CDS encoding ClC family H(+)/Cl(-) exchange transporter yields the protein MTDEAGGPVDEPSAHAGVTDDILTGHTLWVILVLAALAGAVAGFVGGAFRWLLEHMDRWRADIVDWAHAHSAWGWIIPIVISALAAAAAAAIARWQPLAAGSGIQHVEAVDRGESDPPPLSVVPARFVGGLLSVGLAGMVLGREGPTVHMAAAIGAAAGRFARLAQNEIRLLQTVLSGTGLAVAFNAPISAVFFIFEEVTKTFRTREAIVTMVAVAIGVGASRLVLGNERDFTDVVSVDTPSLTTLPIFAVFGVVVGVLGVYYNKLILLCLDGFDMIRRVPATVKAGVIGGVVGLLLFAEPVVVGGGDSVADLILAGQRFALPIVILYVAVRFVAGPVSYAAGTPGGIFAPILALGALMGLIAGRITEVVVPGLHTDLTIAFALVGMSTLFAAIVRAPFTGLVLVIEMTAITTVTIPMLMAGAMAVVVASLLRSQPIYDALRVRMLQRQQAADDPPTST from the coding sequence GTGACCGACGAGGCCGGCGGTCCCGTCGATGAGCCGTCCGCTCACGCCGGGGTCACCGACGACATCCTCACCGGCCACACCCTGTGGGTCATCCTCGTGCTCGCTGCGCTCGCGGGCGCCGTCGCCGGCTTCGTGGGTGGGGCGTTCCGCTGGCTCCTCGAACACATGGATCGGTGGCGGGCCGACATCGTGGACTGGGCGCACGCCCATTCGGCGTGGGGCTGGATCATCCCGATCGTCATCTCCGCCCTGGCAGCCGCGGCGGCCGCCGCGATCGCACGATGGCAGCCATTGGCGGCCGGCAGCGGAATCCAGCACGTCGAGGCAGTCGACCGCGGCGAATCGGATCCGCCACCGCTGTCGGTGGTTCCGGCACGATTCGTCGGCGGGCTGCTCTCGGTGGGGCTGGCCGGGATGGTGCTCGGTCGCGAAGGACCCACGGTCCACATGGCGGCCGCGATCGGTGCCGCCGCCGGGCGATTCGCACGGCTCGCCCAGAACGAGATCAGACTGCTGCAGACCGTGCTGTCCGGCACCGGTCTGGCCGTTGCCTTCAATGCCCCGATCAGCGCGGTGTTCTTCATCTTCGAGGAGGTGACGAAGACCTTTCGGACGCGTGAGGCGATCGTGACGATGGTCGCGGTGGCCATCGGGGTCGGCGCGAGTCGACTGGTCCTGGGGAACGAGCGGGACTTCACCGACGTGGTCTCGGTCGACACCCCCTCGCTGACCACGCTCCCGATCTTCGCCGTCTTCGGTGTCGTCGTCGGGGTGCTCGGCGTGTACTACAACAAGCTGATCCTGCTGTGCCTCGACGGTTTCGACATGATCCGCCGGGTACCGGCAACGGTGAAGGCAGGTGTCATCGGTGGGGTCGTGGGTCTGCTGCTCTTCGCCGAGCCGGTCGTCGTCGGCGGCGGCGACTCGGTCGCCGATCTCATCCTGGCCGGCCAGCGCTTCGCACTGCCGATCGTCATCCTCTATGTCGCGGTGCGTTTCGTCGCGGGTCCGGTGTCCTACGCCGCAGGCACCCCGGGCGGAATCTTCGCACCGATCCTGGCGCTGGGCGCCCTGATGGGGCTCATCGCGGGTCGGATCACCGAGGTCGTGGTGCCGGGATTGCACACGGATCTGACCATCGCGTTCGCGCTCGTCGGGATGTCGACGCTGTTCGCCGCGATCGTCCGGGCGCCGTTCACCGGATTGGTGCTCGTCATCGAGATGACCGCGATCACCACCGTCACGATTCCGATGCTGATGGCTGGGGCGATGGCGGTCGTGGTGGCCTCGTTGCTGCGTTCGCAGCCGATCTACGACGCGCTTCGGGTCCGGATGCTGCAGCGGCAGCAGGCCGCCGATGACCCGCCGACGTCGACCTGA